Proteins co-encoded in one Neodiprion lecontei isolate iyNeoLeco1 chromosome 3, iyNeoLeco1.1, whole genome shotgun sequence genomic window:
- the LOC107224789 gene encoding glutamate [NMDA] receptor subunit 1 isoform X1: MGPFYRSAMLILLLPIMYTNGGLAAGSSASYSNPTYFNIGGVLSNNQSKAHFNNTIDHLNFDPQYVKKGVTYYHTVIEMDSNPIRTALSVCKYLITQRVYAVVVSHPLIGDLSPAAVSYTSGFYHIPVIGISSRDSAFSDKNIHVSFLRTVPPYSHQADVWVELLKHFNYMKVIFIHSSDTDGRAILGRFQTTSQSLEDDVEIKVESVVEFEPGLMNFTEQLLEMANAQARVYLMYASSTDAKVIYRDAAALNMTDGGYVWIVTEQALGAVNAPEGLLGLKLINATSEKAHIMDSLYVLVSALRDMNEVENITEAPQDCDNSGSIWETGKKLFEYIRRQVLHNGATGKVAFDDNGDRIFAEYDIVNIKERGQQVSVGQYFYSAGSNNSTKMTLRVEEANITWPGRLRTKPEGFMIPTHLTVLTIEEKPFVYVREAIDKKPCLPDEIPCPHFNSSDDNSTQVLCCKGYCMDLLKELAKTINFTYSLALSPDGQFGTYMARNNSARLHSFSVGSKKEWSGLIGELVNERADMIIAPLTINPERAEFIEFSKPFKYQGITILEKKPSRSSTLVSFLQPFSNTLWILVMVSVHVVALVLYLLDRFSPFGRFKLANTDGTEEDALNLSSAIWFAWGVLLNSGIGEGTPRSFSARVLGMVWAGFAMIIVASYTANLAAFLVLERPKTKLTGINDARLRNTMENLTCATVKGSAVDMYFRRQVELSNMYRTMEANNYDTAEDAIRDVKIGYGRIFHCPLMKNNDIFRITLPPNGSTVATTCRKLMAFIWDSSRLEYEAAQDCELVTAGELFGRSGYGIGLQKGSPWADAVTLAILDFHESGFMEKLDTHWILQGNVPQCEQFEKTPNTLGLKNMAGVFILVAAGILGGIGLIMIEMVYKKHQIRKQKKLELARHAADKWRGAIEKRKTLRASMAAQRRLQSNGVNDPATVSLAVDTIARTSRAPCSPGRAWPGNSDIRQRPLSRTEDIRLSPAAYTADVSHLVV, translated from the exons ATGGGGCCGTTCTACCGATCGGCGATGCTGATCCTGCTCCTCCCGATCATGTACACGAACGGTGGGCTTGCCGCTGGTTCATCAGCTAGCTACAGCAATCCCACATACTTCAACATCGGCGGTGTTCTTTCCAACAACCAGAGCAAGGCCCATTTTAACAACACAATTGAC CATCTCAATTTCGATCCTCAATATGTAAAGAAGGGAGTAACGTACTACCACACGGTGATCGAAATGGATTCAAACCCAATTCGCACGGCTCTGAGTGTCTGCAAGTATCTCATCACCCAACGAGTCTACGCAGTGGTTGTGTCACATCCTCTGATCGGGGACCTTTCGCCGGCAGCGGTCTCCTATACAAGTGGATTCTACCATATACCAGTCATCGGTATTTCGTCGCGGGATTCCGCGTTTTCAGACAAG AACATACACGTGTCCTTTTTGCGGACCGTTCCACCTTATTCCCACCAGGCCGACGTCTGGGTAGAGTTGTTAAAGCACTTCAACTACATGAAGGTGATATTTATCCACAGTTCAGATACCGATGGACGCGCGATACTCGGACGATTCCAAACGACGTCGCAAAGCCTCGAAGACGACGTGGAGATCAAA GTAGAATCTGTTGTTGAGTTCGAGCCTGGCCTGATGAACTTTACAGAACAGCTACTAGAAATGGCAAATGCTCAAGCTAGAGTCTACCTGATGTACGCCTC GAGTACGGATGCGAAGGTAATTTATCGAGATGCGGCCGCCTTGAATATGACTGACGGTGGATATGTGTGGATCGTTACGGAACAGGCACTGGGAGCAGTCAACGCCCCGGAAGGCCttctgggtctgaaactgatCAATGCAACCAGTGAAAAGGCGCACATCATGGACAGCTT GTACGTGCTCGTGTCAGCACTCAGAGATATGAATGAAGTTGAGAATATAACAGAAGCACCGCAGGATTGCGATAATTCAGGCTCTATATGGGAAActggcaaaaaattatttga ATACATTCGTCGTCAAGTTCTGCACAACGGTGCCACGGGAAAAGTTGCATTTGACGATAATGGGGACCGTATTTTTGCCGAGTATGATATCGTAAATATCAAAGAGCGAGGTCAACAAGTGTCGGTTGGACAATACTTTTACTCGGCAGGCAGTAAT AATTCCACGAAGATGACGTTGAGAGTAGAAGAAGCCAACATAACTTGGCCAGGCCGATTGAGGACCAAACCGGAAGGATTCATGATCCCGACACATTTGACGGTGCTTACGATAGAAGAAAAACCATTCGTATACGTTCGTGAGGCCATTGATAAGAAGCCATGCCTCCCCGATGAAATACCGTGTCCTCACTTCAACAGCTCAGATGACAATT CGACCCAGGTACTTTGCTGCAAAGGTTACTGTATGGATCTGCTGAAAGAATTGGCAAAGACGATTAATTTCACCTACAGCTTAGCTCTATCCCCGGATGGCCAGTTTGGAACTTACATGGCCAGAAATAACTCTG CGAGGCTCCATTCTTTTTCAGTCGGAAGTAAGAAAGAATGGAGCGGATTGATAGGTGAGCTAGTAAATGAACGGGCAGACATGATCATCGCTCCGCTGACAATAAATCCTGAACGTGCTGAATTTATagaattcagtaaaccgtTTAAATACCAAGGCATCACCATCCTTGAGAAAAAG CCGTCCAGGTCTTCGACTTTGGTGTCATTTTTGCAACCCTTCAGTAATACACTTTGGATCCTGGTGATGGTGTCGGTGCACGTGGTGGCACTAGTTCTGTACCTCCTCGACCGGTTCTCACCTTTCGGGAGGTTCAAGCTAGCCAACACTGACGGTACCGAGGAAGATGCGCTCAATCTGTCAAGCGCCATTTGGTTCGCCTGGGGCGTTTTGCTGAATAGCGGGATCGGAGAAG GGACACCGCGAAGTTTCTCAGCTCGAGTATTGGGAATGGTATGGGCTGGGTTTGCGATGATAATAGTAGCATCGTATACTGCCAACTTGGCTGCGTTTCTCGTTTTGGAAAGACCTAAGACCAAGCTTACCGGAATAAACGATGCTCGG CTTCGAAATACAATGGAGAATTTAACATGTGCCACGGTGAAGGGCTCGGCTGTTGACATGTACTTCCGACGGCAAGTAGAATTATCAAACATGTATCGTACGATGGAAGCCAACAATTACGACACTGCTGAAGATGCCATTCGGGATGTAAAGATTGGGTACGGAAGGATTTTTCATTGTCCTCTGATGaagaataatgatatttttcgaataactTTACCGCCAAATGGTTCAACAGTAGCAACGACTTGCAGGAAATTGATGGCGTTTATATGGGATAGTTCTCGGTTAGAATATGAGGCTGCACAAGATTGTGAATTAGTTACTGCTGGTGAACTCTTTGGACGATCAGGGTATGGTATAGGATTGCAAAAAGGTTCACCGTGGGCAGATGCAGTGACCTTGGCTATTCTGGATTTTCACGAAA GTGGATTCATGGAGAAATTGGACACTCATTGGATTCTGCAAGGAAACGTACCGCAATGTgagcaatttgaaaaaacgcCAAACACTCTTGGCCTCAAAAATATGGCCGGGGTGTTTATACTAGTCGCAGCTGGTATACTTGGTGGAATAGGTTTAATCATGATTGAAATGGTTTACAAAAAGCATCAAATACGAAAGCAAAAAAAACTGGAACTCGCTAGACACGCGGCTGACAAATGGCGCGGTGCTATTGAG AAACGCAAAACACTGCGGGCATCAATGGCAGCGCAGAGAAGGCTGCAAAGTAATGGCGTGAACGACCCTGCCACCGTGAGTCTGGCAGTTGATACGATAGCAAGAACAAGTCGGGCACCATGTAGCCCAGGTCGGGCTTGGCCGGGCAACAGTGACATTCGTCAACGTCCGTTATCTCGCACCGAAGATATTCGCCTTTCACCCGCAGCCTATACCGCGGACGTTTCACATCTCGTTGTTTAA
- the LOC107224789 gene encoding glutamate [NMDA] receptor subunit 1 isoform X4, with product MGPFYRSAMLILLLPIMYTNGGLAAGSSASYSNPTYFNIGGVLSNNQSKAHFNNTIDHLNFDPQYVKKGVTYYHTVIEMDSNPIRTALSVCKYLITQRVYAVVVSHPLIGDLSPAAVSYTSGFYHIPVIGISSRDSAFSDKNIHVSFLRTVPPYSHQADVWVELLKHFNYMKVIFIHSSDTDGRAILGRFQTTSQSLEDDVEIKVESVVEFEPGLMNFTEQLLEMANAQARVYLMYASSTDAKVIYRDAAALNMTDGGYVWIVTEQALGAVNAPEGLLGLKLINATSEKAHIMDSLYIRRQVLHNGATGKVAFDDNGDRIFAEYDIVNIKERGQQVSVGQYFYSAGSNNSTKMTLRVEEANITWPGRLRTKPEGFMIPTHLTVLTIEEKPFVYVREAIDKKPCLPDEIPCPHFNSSDDNSTQVLCCKGYCMDLLKELAKTINFTYSLALSPDGQFGTYMARNNSARLHSFSVGSKKEWSGLIGELVNERADMIIAPLTINPERAEFIEFSKPFKYQGITILEKKPSRSSTLVSFLQPFSNTLWILVMVSVHVVALVLYLLDRFSPFGRFKLANTDGTEEDALNLSSAIWFAWGVLLNSGIGEGTPRSFSARVLGMVWAGFAMIIVASYTANLAAFLVLERPKTKLTGINDARLRNTMENLTCATVKGSAVDMYFRRQVELSNMYRTMEANNYDTAEDAIRDVKIGYGRIFHCPLMKNNDIFRITLPPNGSTVATTCRKLMAFIWDSSRLEYEAAQDCELVTAGELFGRSGYGIGLQKGSPWADAVTLAILDFHESGFMEKLDTHWILQGNVPQCEQFEKTPNTLGLKNMAGVFILVAAGILGGIGLIMIEMVYKKHQIRKQKKLELARHAADKWRGAIEKRKTLRASMAAQRRLQSNGVNDPATVSLAVDTIARTSRAPCSPGRAWPGNSDIRQRPLSRTEDIRLSPAAYTADVSHLVV from the exons ATGGGGCCGTTCTACCGATCGGCGATGCTGATCCTGCTCCTCCCGATCATGTACACGAACGGTGGGCTTGCCGCTGGTTCATCAGCTAGCTACAGCAATCCCACATACTTCAACATCGGCGGTGTTCTTTCCAACAACCAGAGCAAGGCCCATTTTAACAACACAATTGAC CATCTCAATTTCGATCCTCAATATGTAAAGAAGGGAGTAACGTACTACCACACGGTGATCGAAATGGATTCAAACCCAATTCGCACGGCTCTGAGTGTCTGCAAGTATCTCATCACCCAACGAGTCTACGCAGTGGTTGTGTCACATCCTCTGATCGGGGACCTTTCGCCGGCAGCGGTCTCCTATACAAGTGGATTCTACCATATACCAGTCATCGGTATTTCGTCGCGGGATTCCGCGTTTTCAGACAAG AACATACACGTGTCCTTTTTGCGGACCGTTCCACCTTATTCCCACCAGGCCGACGTCTGGGTAGAGTTGTTAAAGCACTTCAACTACATGAAGGTGATATTTATCCACAGTTCAGATACCGATGGACGCGCGATACTCGGACGATTCCAAACGACGTCGCAAAGCCTCGAAGACGACGTGGAGATCAAA GTAGAATCTGTTGTTGAGTTCGAGCCTGGCCTGATGAACTTTACAGAACAGCTACTAGAAATGGCAAATGCTCAAGCTAGAGTCTACCTGATGTACGCCTC GAGTACGGATGCGAAGGTAATTTATCGAGATGCGGCCGCCTTGAATATGACTGACGGTGGATATGTGTGGATCGTTACGGAACAGGCACTGGGAGCAGTCAACGCCCCGGAAGGCCttctgggtctgaaactgatCAATGCAACCAGTGAAAAGGCGCACATCATGGACAGCTT ATACATTCGTCGTCAAGTTCTGCACAACGGTGCCACGGGAAAAGTTGCATTTGACGATAATGGGGACCGTATTTTTGCCGAGTATGATATCGTAAATATCAAAGAGCGAGGTCAACAAGTGTCGGTTGGACAATACTTTTACTCGGCAGGCAGTAAT AATTCCACGAAGATGACGTTGAGAGTAGAAGAAGCCAACATAACTTGGCCAGGCCGATTGAGGACCAAACCGGAAGGATTCATGATCCCGACACATTTGACGGTGCTTACGATAGAAGAAAAACCATTCGTATACGTTCGTGAGGCCATTGATAAGAAGCCATGCCTCCCCGATGAAATACCGTGTCCTCACTTCAACAGCTCAGATGACAATT CGACCCAGGTACTTTGCTGCAAAGGTTACTGTATGGATCTGCTGAAAGAATTGGCAAAGACGATTAATTTCACCTACAGCTTAGCTCTATCCCCGGATGGCCAGTTTGGAACTTACATGGCCAGAAATAACTCTG CGAGGCTCCATTCTTTTTCAGTCGGAAGTAAGAAAGAATGGAGCGGATTGATAGGTGAGCTAGTAAATGAACGGGCAGACATGATCATCGCTCCGCTGACAATAAATCCTGAACGTGCTGAATTTATagaattcagtaaaccgtTTAAATACCAAGGCATCACCATCCTTGAGAAAAAG CCGTCCAGGTCTTCGACTTTGGTGTCATTTTTGCAACCCTTCAGTAATACACTTTGGATCCTGGTGATGGTGTCGGTGCACGTGGTGGCACTAGTTCTGTACCTCCTCGACCGGTTCTCACCTTTCGGGAGGTTCAAGCTAGCCAACACTGACGGTACCGAGGAAGATGCGCTCAATCTGTCAAGCGCCATTTGGTTCGCCTGGGGCGTTTTGCTGAATAGCGGGATCGGAGAAG GGACACCGCGAAGTTTCTCAGCTCGAGTATTGGGAATGGTATGGGCTGGGTTTGCGATGATAATAGTAGCATCGTATACTGCCAACTTGGCTGCGTTTCTCGTTTTGGAAAGACCTAAGACCAAGCTTACCGGAATAAACGATGCTCGG CTTCGAAATACAATGGAGAATTTAACATGTGCCACGGTGAAGGGCTCGGCTGTTGACATGTACTTCCGACGGCAAGTAGAATTATCAAACATGTATCGTACGATGGAAGCCAACAATTACGACACTGCTGAAGATGCCATTCGGGATGTAAAGATTGGGTACGGAAGGATTTTTCATTGTCCTCTGATGaagaataatgatatttttcgaataactTTACCGCCAAATGGTTCAACAGTAGCAACGACTTGCAGGAAATTGATGGCGTTTATATGGGATAGTTCTCGGTTAGAATATGAGGCTGCACAAGATTGTGAATTAGTTACTGCTGGTGAACTCTTTGGACGATCAGGGTATGGTATAGGATTGCAAAAAGGTTCACCGTGGGCAGATGCAGTGACCTTGGCTATTCTGGATTTTCACGAAA GTGGATTCATGGAGAAATTGGACACTCATTGGATTCTGCAAGGAAACGTACCGCAATGTgagcaatttgaaaaaacgcCAAACACTCTTGGCCTCAAAAATATGGCCGGGGTGTTTATACTAGTCGCAGCTGGTATACTTGGTGGAATAGGTTTAATCATGATTGAAATGGTTTACAAAAAGCATCAAATACGAAAGCAAAAAAAACTGGAACTCGCTAGACACGCGGCTGACAAATGGCGCGGTGCTATTGAG AAACGCAAAACACTGCGGGCATCAATGGCAGCGCAGAGAAGGCTGCAAAGTAATGGCGTGAACGACCCTGCCACCGTGAGTCTGGCAGTTGATACGATAGCAAGAACAAGTCGGGCACCATGTAGCCCAGGTCGGGCTTGGCCGGGCAACAGTGACATTCGTCAACGTCCGTTATCTCGCACCGAAGATATTCGCCTTTCACCCGCAGCCTATACCGCGGACGTTTCACATCTCGTTGTTTAA
- the LOC107224789 gene encoding glutamate [NMDA] receptor subunit 1 isoform X2 yields the protein MGPFYRSAMLILLLPIMYTNGGLAAGSSASYSNPTYFNIGGVLSNNQSKAHFNNTIDHLNFDPQYVKKGVTYYHTVIEMDSNPIRTALSVCKYLITQRVYAVVVSHPLIGDLSPAAVSYTSGFYHIPVIGISSRDSAFSDKNIHVSFLRTVPPYSHQADVWVELLKHFNYMKVIFIHSSDTDGRAILGRFQTTSQSLEDDVEIKVESVVEFEPGLMNFTEQLLEMANAQARVYLMYASSTDAKVIYRDAAALNMTDGGYVWIVTEQALGAVNAPEGLLGLKLINATSEKAHIMDSLYVLVSALRDMNEVENITEAPQDCDNSGSIWETGKKLFEYIRRQVLHNGATGKVAFDDNGDRIFAEYDIVNIKERGQQVSVGQYFYSAGSNNSTKMTLRVEEANITWPGRLRTKPEGFMIPTHLTVLTIEEKPFVYVREAIDKKPCLPDEIPCPHFNSSDDNSTQVLCCKGYCMDLLKELAKTINFTYSLALSPDGQFGTYMARNNSVGSKKEWSGLIGELVNERADMIIAPLTINPERAEFIEFSKPFKYQGITILEKKPSRSSTLVSFLQPFSNTLWILVMVSVHVVALVLYLLDRFSPFGRFKLANTDGTEEDALNLSSAIWFAWGVLLNSGIGEGTPRSFSARVLGMVWAGFAMIIVASYTANLAAFLVLERPKTKLTGINDARLRNTMENLTCATVKGSAVDMYFRRQVELSNMYRTMEANNYDTAEDAIRDVKIGYGRIFHCPLMKNNDIFRITLPPNGSTVATTCRKLMAFIWDSSRLEYEAAQDCELVTAGELFGRSGYGIGLQKGSPWADAVTLAILDFHESGFMEKLDTHWILQGNVPQCEQFEKTPNTLGLKNMAGVFILVAAGILGGIGLIMIEMVYKKHQIRKQKKLELARHAADKWRGAIEKRKTLRASMAAQRRLQSNGVNDPATVSLAVDTIARTSRAPCSPGRAWPGNSDIRQRPLSRTEDIRLSPAAYTADVSHLVV from the exons ATGGGGCCGTTCTACCGATCGGCGATGCTGATCCTGCTCCTCCCGATCATGTACACGAACGGTGGGCTTGCCGCTGGTTCATCAGCTAGCTACAGCAATCCCACATACTTCAACATCGGCGGTGTTCTTTCCAACAACCAGAGCAAGGCCCATTTTAACAACACAATTGAC CATCTCAATTTCGATCCTCAATATGTAAAGAAGGGAGTAACGTACTACCACACGGTGATCGAAATGGATTCAAACCCAATTCGCACGGCTCTGAGTGTCTGCAAGTATCTCATCACCCAACGAGTCTACGCAGTGGTTGTGTCACATCCTCTGATCGGGGACCTTTCGCCGGCAGCGGTCTCCTATACAAGTGGATTCTACCATATACCAGTCATCGGTATTTCGTCGCGGGATTCCGCGTTTTCAGACAAG AACATACACGTGTCCTTTTTGCGGACCGTTCCACCTTATTCCCACCAGGCCGACGTCTGGGTAGAGTTGTTAAAGCACTTCAACTACATGAAGGTGATATTTATCCACAGTTCAGATACCGATGGACGCGCGATACTCGGACGATTCCAAACGACGTCGCAAAGCCTCGAAGACGACGTGGAGATCAAA GTAGAATCTGTTGTTGAGTTCGAGCCTGGCCTGATGAACTTTACAGAACAGCTACTAGAAATGGCAAATGCTCAAGCTAGAGTCTACCTGATGTACGCCTC GAGTACGGATGCGAAGGTAATTTATCGAGATGCGGCCGCCTTGAATATGACTGACGGTGGATATGTGTGGATCGTTACGGAACAGGCACTGGGAGCAGTCAACGCCCCGGAAGGCCttctgggtctgaaactgatCAATGCAACCAGTGAAAAGGCGCACATCATGGACAGCTT GTACGTGCTCGTGTCAGCACTCAGAGATATGAATGAAGTTGAGAATATAACAGAAGCACCGCAGGATTGCGATAATTCAGGCTCTATATGGGAAActggcaaaaaattatttga ATACATTCGTCGTCAAGTTCTGCACAACGGTGCCACGGGAAAAGTTGCATTTGACGATAATGGGGACCGTATTTTTGCCGAGTATGATATCGTAAATATCAAAGAGCGAGGTCAACAAGTGTCGGTTGGACAATACTTTTACTCGGCAGGCAGTAAT AATTCCACGAAGATGACGTTGAGAGTAGAAGAAGCCAACATAACTTGGCCAGGCCGATTGAGGACCAAACCGGAAGGATTCATGATCCCGACACATTTGACGGTGCTTACGATAGAAGAAAAACCATTCGTATACGTTCGTGAGGCCATTGATAAGAAGCCATGCCTCCCCGATGAAATACCGTGTCCTCACTTCAACAGCTCAGATGACAATT CGACCCAGGTACTTTGCTGCAAAGGTTACTGTATGGATCTGCTGAAAGAATTGGCAAAGACGATTAATTTCACCTACAGCTTAGCTCTATCCCCGGATGGCCAGTTTGGAACTTACATGGCCAGAAATAACTCTG TCGGAAGTAAGAAAGAATGGAGCGGATTGATAGGTGAGCTAGTAAATGAACGGGCAGACATGATCATCGCTCCGCTGACAATAAATCCTGAACGTGCTGAATTTATagaattcagtaaaccgtTTAAATACCAAGGCATCACCATCCTTGAGAAAAAG CCGTCCAGGTCTTCGACTTTGGTGTCATTTTTGCAACCCTTCAGTAATACACTTTGGATCCTGGTGATGGTGTCGGTGCACGTGGTGGCACTAGTTCTGTACCTCCTCGACCGGTTCTCACCTTTCGGGAGGTTCAAGCTAGCCAACACTGACGGTACCGAGGAAGATGCGCTCAATCTGTCAAGCGCCATTTGGTTCGCCTGGGGCGTTTTGCTGAATAGCGGGATCGGAGAAG GGACACCGCGAAGTTTCTCAGCTCGAGTATTGGGAATGGTATGGGCTGGGTTTGCGATGATAATAGTAGCATCGTATACTGCCAACTTGGCTGCGTTTCTCGTTTTGGAAAGACCTAAGACCAAGCTTACCGGAATAAACGATGCTCGG CTTCGAAATACAATGGAGAATTTAACATGTGCCACGGTGAAGGGCTCGGCTGTTGACATGTACTTCCGACGGCAAGTAGAATTATCAAACATGTATCGTACGATGGAAGCCAACAATTACGACACTGCTGAAGATGCCATTCGGGATGTAAAGATTGGGTACGGAAGGATTTTTCATTGTCCTCTGATGaagaataatgatatttttcgaataactTTACCGCCAAATGGTTCAACAGTAGCAACGACTTGCAGGAAATTGATGGCGTTTATATGGGATAGTTCTCGGTTAGAATATGAGGCTGCACAAGATTGTGAATTAGTTACTGCTGGTGAACTCTTTGGACGATCAGGGTATGGTATAGGATTGCAAAAAGGTTCACCGTGGGCAGATGCAGTGACCTTGGCTATTCTGGATTTTCACGAAA GTGGATTCATGGAGAAATTGGACACTCATTGGATTCTGCAAGGAAACGTACCGCAATGTgagcaatttgaaaaaacgcCAAACACTCTTGGCCTCAAAAATATGGCCGGGGTGTTTATACTAGTCGCAGCTGGTATACTTGGTGGAATAGGTTTAATCATGATTGAAATGGTTTACAAAAAGCATCAAATACGAAAGCAAAAAAAACTGGAACTCGCTAGACACGCGGCTGACAAATGGCGCGGTGCTATTGAG AAACGCAAAACACTGCGGGCATCAATGGCAGCGCAGAGAAGGCTGCAAAGTAATGGCGTGAACGACCCTGCCACCGTGAGTCTGGCAGTTGATACGATAGCAAGAACAAGTCGGGCACCATGTAGCCCAGGTCGGGCTTGGCCGGGCAACAGTGACATTCGTCAACGTCCGTTATCTCGCACCGAAGATATTCGCCTTTCACCCGCAGCCTATACCGCGGACGTTTCACATCTCGTTGTTTAA